In the genome of Chloroflexota bacterium, one region contains:
- the ftcD gene encoding glutamate formimidoyltransferase: MASLIECVPNFSEGRRPEVLDEITRAIRQIDGVTLLDASRDESHNRSVVTFAGGPEPVVRAAMAAVGRALELIDMEQQTGAHPRIGSVDVIPFVPLGDTRMEECVDLARRFGEQLAKVFALPVYLYGEAALRPERRRLADIRRGQYEALKEEIGVNPDRAPDFGPARLHPRGGAVAVGARKPLIAFNLNLATDDVEIAQRIAEAIRESSGGLPAVQAMGVLVAIPDGRQLAQVSMNLADWEQTGIPRVVHEVRRLARQAGTDIDHAELIGLAPTAALLEVTADTLGLRNFSADQALELRLARDR, encoded by the coding sequence GTGGCCAGCCTGATCGAGTGCGTGCCCAACTTCAGCGAGGGCCGGCGACCCGAGGTGTTGGACGAGATCACGCGCGCCATCCGCCAGATCGACGGTGTGACCCTCCTGGATGCCAGCCGCGATGAGTCGCACAACCGCAGCGTGGTGACCTTCGCCGGCGGCCCCGAACCGGTGGTGCGGGCGGCGATGGCCGCGGTCGGCCGCGCGCTGGAGCTCATCGACATGGAGCAGCAGACCGGGGCGCACCCGCGCATCGGCTCGGTCGATGTCATTCCCTTCGTGCCACTGGGCGACACCCGGATGGAGGAGTGTGTCGACCTGGCTCGCCGCTTCGGGGAGCAGCTGGCCAAGGTGTTCGCGCTCCCCGTCTACCTGTATGGGGAGGCAGCTCTCCGTCCGGAGCGGCGCCGCCTGGCCGATATCCGGCGCGGCCAGTACGAGGCGTTGAAAGAGGAGATCGGAGTCAACCCCGACCGCGCCCCGGACTTCGGGCCGGCCCGCCTGCACCCCCGCGGCGGCGCGGTGGCGGTGGGCGCCCGCAAGCCTCTCATCGCATTCAACCTGAACCTGGCCACCGATGACGTGGAGATTGCCCAGCGCATCGCGGAGGCGATCCGCGAGTCGTCCGGCGGGCTGCCGGCCGTGCAGGCCATGGGCGTCCTGGTGGCGATTCCCGACGGCCGGCAGCTGGCCCAGGTCAGCATGAACCTCGCCGACTGGGAGCAGACCGGGATCCCGCGCGTCGTGCACGAGGTCCGCCGCCTGGCCCGCCAGGCAGGCACCGACATCGACCACGCCGAGCTGATCGGCCTGGCGCCCACGGCCGCGTTGCTGGAGGTGACCGCCGACACGCTGGGGCTCCGCAACTTCAGCGCCGACCAAGCGCTCGAGCTGCGCCTGGCACGGGACCGATAA
- a CDS encoding MBL fold metallo-hydrolase, with translation MEITWYGRACFRLKGRRATVITDPCPPKTGFVAGKHDVDLLTISHHHADHAYTRSISAGLTLTRPGEYEFADLLVTGVRTWHDAAEGTERGENVIFAFEVDGVHVCHLGDLGHLLTDEQLHELGPIDVLLVPVGGQTTISPAEAAEVVAQLEPKVVIPMHFATDGGSKDLLGPETFLHELATEPIRLPKASLTPTTLPEETQVVLLEARGRTG, from the coding sequence ATGGAGATCACCTGGTACGGCCGCGCGTGCTTCCGGCTCAAGGGCCGCCGCGCGACGGTCATCACCGACCCCTGTCCGCCCAAGACCGGGTTCGTGGCCGGCAAGCACGACGTCGACCTGCTCACCATTTCGCACCACCATGCCGATCACGCCTACACCCGCTCCATCAGCGCGGGGCTGACCCTGACCCGGCCCGGCGAGTACGAGTTCGCCGACCTGCTGGTCACCGGGGTCCGGACTTGGCACGACGCGGCCGAGGGAACCGAGCGGGGCGAGAACGTCATCTTCGCCTTCGAAGTCGACGGGGTTCATGTCTGCCACCTGGGTGATCTGGGCCACCTGCTGACCGATGAGCAGCTCCACGAGCTGGGACCCATCGACGTGCTGCTGGTGCCGGTCGGCGGCCAGACGACCATCTCGCCGGCCGAGGCGGCCGAGGTCGTCGCCCAGCTGGAACCGAAGGTCGTCATCCCCATGCACTTCGCCACCGACGGCGGCTCGAAGGACCTGCTCGGGCCGGAGACCTTCCTCCACGAGCTGGCCACCGAGCCGATCCGGCTGCCGAAGGCCAGCCTGACCCCGACCACCCTCCCCGAGGAGACCCAGGTCGTCCTGCTCGAGGCGCGCGGCCGGACGGGCTGA
- a CDS encoding arginine--tRNA ligase has protein sequence MTLRDELRNAVVAARDRAAAAGELALPAGAALPEPGVERPALAEHGDYATNAAMQLAPLARSSPLAIAETLVRHLEPPTGVGGATVERPGFINWRLDPGWVAAQVPAILAAGPAWGRSDGLTGERINVEFISANPTGPLHIGNGRGGFIGDSLANLLEAADAEVTREYYVNDYGSQVRDFGQSVYLARTGQSGEAGYRGAYIGQLAAEVPDEALASVNPQEAIGEWAWNRVFEDIRRTISRLGMRIDVWRSERELHEAGEVTAAIEQLRAAGHVYESEGATWFRSTTFGDDKDRVLVRSNGQPTYFAADVAYLLDKFQRGFGRLIYILGPDHHGDIWRWKGAAEGLGHDPATVEIIIYQNVALAGGAKMSKREGSFVTLDELVDEVGPDVTRFLFTLRSANQHLDFDLDLARQQSNENPVYYVQYAHARCSSILRQPAAAALPSSLGEAASRLTHPAEQALIRHLIRLPEVVADSAMRRETHELPRYSMEVANLFSQFYRDCRVLTDDATLSTARLAVVRATRQVLANSLGLIGVRAPDSM, from the coding sequence ATGACGCTTCGGGACGAACTGCGGAACGCGGTGGTGGCCGCCCGAGACCGCGCCGCAGCGGCCGGCGAGCTGGCGCTGCCCGCGGGAGCGGCACTCCCCGAGCCGGGTGTCGAGCGGCCGGCGCTGGCCGAGCACGGTGACTACGCCACCAACGCCGCCATGCAGCTGGCCCCCTTGGCTCGATCCTCACCGCTGGCCATCGCCGAAACCCTGGTCCGTCACCTCGAGCCGCCGACCGGGGTGGGAGGGGCCACCGTTGAGCGGCCGGGCTTCATCAACTGGCGCCTCGATCCGGGATGGGTCGCGGCGCAGGTCCCGGCCATCCTTGCAGCCGGACCGGCTTGGGGCCGGTCGGACGGGCTCACCGGCGAACGGATCAACGTCGAGTTCATCAGCGCCAACCCGACCGGTCCGCTCCACATCGGCAACGGGCGCGGCGGCTTCATCGGGGACAGCCTGGCCAACCTACTGGAGGCCGCCGACGCGGAGGTGACGCGCGAGTACTACGTCAACGACTACGGCAGCCAGGTCCGCGACTTCGGACAGTCTGTCTACCTGGCGCGCACCGGCCAATCCGGCGAAGCCGGCTATCGGGGCGCCTACATCGGTCAGTTGGCAGCGGAAGTCCCGGACGAAGCGCTGGCATCGGTCAACCCCCAAGAGGCCATTGGGGAGTGGGCCTGGAACCGGGTCTTCGAGGACATCCGGCGCACGATCAGCCGGCTGGGGATGCGGATCGACGTGTGGCGTTCCGAGCGCGAGCTCCACGAGGCGGGTGAGGTGACCGCGGCTATCGAGCAGCTGCGGGCGGCAGGCCACGTATACGAGAGTGAGGGGGCGACCTGGTTCCGCTCGACGACGTTCGGCGACGACAAGGACCGGGTCCTGGTCCGCTCGAACGGCCAGCCCACCTATTTCGCGGCCGACGTGGCTTACCTGCTCGACAAGTTTCAGCGCGGGTTCGGGCGCCTCATCTACATCCTGGGCCCCGACCACCACGGTGACATCTGGCGCTGGAAAGGCGCGGCGGAAGGCCTGGGCCACGACCCGGCAACCGTGGAGATCATCATCTACCAGAACGTGGCGCTGGCTGGCGGGGCAAAGATGAGCAAGCGCGAGGGGAGCTTCGTGACCCTGGACGAGCTGGTCGACGAGGTCGGGCCTGATGTGACCCGCTTCCTGTTCACCCTGCGATCAGCCAACCAGCACCTGGACTTCGACCTGGACCTGGCCCGCCAGCAGTCGAACGAGAACCCGGTCTACTACGTCCAGTACGCCCACGCTCGCTGTTCGTCCATCCTCCGTCAGCCGGCGGCCGCGGCGCTGCCGAGCAGCCTCGGAGAGGCCGCGTCGCGGCTGACCCATCCGGCGGAGCAGGCGCTCATTCGACACCTGATCCGTCTGCCGGAGGTGGTCGCCGATTCCGCCATGCGACGCGAGACGCACGAGCTCCCGCGTTATTCGATGGAGGTCGCTAACCTGTTCAGCCAGTTCTACCGCGACTGCCGGGTCCTGACCGATGACGCAACGCTCAGCACGGCGCGCCTTGCCGTGGTGCGGGCGACTCGCCAGGTGCTCGCCAACAGCCTGGGCCTGATCGGCGTGCGCGCCCCGGACTCGATGTAA
- a CDS encoding DNA alkylation repair protein, with translation MDVRDALAQLEAAGTERNRIIYRRHGAGENQYGVAFKVLRALAKRIGRDHNLAKGLWATGNADARLLACMVADPARMNEDDLDAWMREIAYYVLVDEFVANVASQVPGVRGRMERWTKSARDWTAQAGWDLAGVLAARDPNLRDEFFLDLLEKIEREIEHAGNRTRHAMNGALIAIALRNEDLRDVAMDAAGRIGPVVVDHGETGCVTPAAIPYIERTLAHRKAQAAKKAGKTKGKAVAGARHASR, from the coding sequence ATGGACGTCCGCGACGCCCTCGCCCAGCTCGAGGCCGCCGGCACCGAGCGGAACCGCATCATCTACCGCCGCCATGGTGCCGGGGAGAACCAATACGGCGTGGCCTTCAAGGTCCTGCGGGCGCTGGCCAAGCGGATCGGGCGCGACCACAACCTGGCGAAGGGCCTCTGGGCCACCGGCAACGCCGACGCCCGCCTGCTGGCCTGCATGGTCGCCGATCCGGCCCGCATGAATGAGGACGACCTGGACGCCTGGATGAGGGAGATCGCGTACTACGTGCTCGTCGACGAGTTCGTCGCCAACGTCGCAAGCCAGGTGCCCGGGGTCCGCGGCCGGATGGAGCGCTGGACCAAGTCGGCGCGGGACTGGACCGCGCAGGCGGGTTGGGATCTGGCCGGCGTCCTCGCCGCCCGCGATCCGAACCTTCGCGATGAGTTCTTCCTCGACCTGCTCGAGAAGATCGAGCGCGAAATCGAACACGCCGGCAATCGAACCCGGCATGCCATGAACGGGGCCCTGATCGCCATTGCGCTGCGGAACGAGGACCTTCGCGATGTGGCAATGGATGCCGCGGGGCGGATCGGTCCGGTCGTCGTCGACCATGGCGAGACAGGCTGCGTCACGCCGGCCGCCATCCCGTACATCGAAAGGACGCTGGCGCACAGAAAGGCGCAGGCTGCCAAGAAAGCCGGGAAGACAAAGGGCAAGGCCGTCGCCGGGGCGCGCCACGCGTCGCGGTGA
- a CDS encoding alpha-hydroxy acid oxidase produces the protein MSEAPRPPLAGFQPERVDDPTLINLHDYERLAAERLAAGALAYYTGGANDERTRRGNRMAFSARRIVPRVLRDVSRVDLSVEMLGRRWPWPVFISPTAFHRLAHPDGELATARGAAARGIMMTLSTSSSTDLADVAAVGGPRWFQVYLLADAGARQALVERAVTAGYEALVLTVDLPRVGRRERDIQVGFAIPDDVAVPNIAAAAGVPLAEGLNVAFTDRMTWDDVEWLNGFGLPVIVKGILHPDDARLAVEHGAAAVQVSNHGGRQLDNAIASLDALPAVAAAVNGRVPVLMDGGVRRGTDVLVALALGATAVGIGRPILWGLAVNGEAGVGHVLDLLTAELELAMALAGAPSIGDLGPDWIVPDPAYSALSASAIGIRTPRSRATSKARS, from the coding sequence GTGAGCGAAGCGCCGCGCCCGCCGCTGGCGGGCTTTCAGCCCGAGCGCGTGGACGACCCGACACTCATCAACCTCCACGACTACGAGCGTCTGGCCGCCGAACGGCTGGCGGCGGGCGCGCTGGCGTACTACACCGGTGGCGCCAACGACGAGCGGACCCGGAGGGGCAACCGAATGGCCTTCTCCGCGCGACGAATCGTCCCCCGCGTCCTCCGCGACGTATCACGAGTCGATCTGAGCGTCGAGATGCTCGGCCGTCGCTGGCCGTGGCCTGTCTTCATCTCCCCTACCGCCTTCCACCGTCTGGCCCATCCCGACGGCGAGTTGGCGACGGCCCGGGGAGCAGCGGCCCGCGGGATCATGATGACCCTCTCCACCTCGTCGAGCACCGATTTGGCGGACGTGGCGGCGGTCGGCGGGCCGCGCTGGTTCCAGGTTTACCTGCTGGCGGATGCCGGGGCGAGGCAGGCCCTCGTCGAACGCGCGGTGACGGCCGGATATGAGGCTCTGGTGCTGACCGTGGACTTGCCTCGCGTTGGCCGGCGGGAGCGGGACATCCAGGTCGGTTTCGCAATTCCCGACGACGTGGCAGTCCCGAACATCGCGGCCGCCGCCGGCGTCCCGTTGGCCGAGGGGCTAAACGTGGCATTCACCGATCGAATGACGTGGGACGACGTGGAGTGGCTCAATGGGTTCGGCCTGCCGGTCATCGTCAAGGGCATCCTCCATCCGGACGATGCGCGGCTCGCGGTCGAGCACGGCGCGGCGGCGGTTCAGGTCAGCAATCACGGCGGGCGGCAGCTGGACAACGCCATCGCCAGCCTGGACGCCCTGCCCGCGGTGGCAGCGGCGGTAAACGGTCGCGTCCCCGTGTTGATGGACGGCGGCGTGCGACGCGGAACCGACGTCCTGGTCGCGCTGGCCCTGGGCGCCACCGCAGTCGGCATCGGACGCCCGATTCTGTGGGGCCTGGCCGTGAACGGCGAAGCCGGCGTTGGCCACGTCCTCGACCTGCTCACCGCGGAGCTGGAGCTGGCAATGGCCCTGGCCGGCGCCCCATCGATCGGCGACCTCGGTCCGGACTGGATCGTGCCGGACCCGGCTTATTCGGCCTTATCCGCCTCGGCCATCGGGATCCGAACGCCGCGCTCGCGGGCGACGTCCAAAGCACGTTCGTAG
- a CDS encoding SIS domain-containing protein encodes MCAMNDGALPGAPDPWASSEMPAWRDGPPYAMTEMIEAEPALTERLVRRLQSRPTLEAVAGALREAAQDRLAITTTGCGTSQHAAIAVAALIADALAIAGLPDDRVIAVQAFELSRRVPPGGVVVAVSHEGGTAAANDALRAAAAAGATTVLITVSDRSPAAALADHLLGTAEQDQSWCHTVGYLSPLVVGACLHGAIREALPPPEATARQVMAGLDPTAAEGMAARLASTDRLLVVGSGADYAAARELALKVEEGARLPAVAHELETIRHGHLAAASERTGLVMLLTDAEGRGTGLLDRAASVLRSVRELGMPAAVIAAADVGGAPERALATAGWQSVNLEPGLPRIVAAVLGSAVPLQLLTERLARARGTNPDTIGREDPRQAAAASA; translated from the coding sequence ATGTGCGCGATGAATGATGGTGCGCTACCCGGCGCTCCTGATCCGTGGGCATCGTCCGAGATGCCGGCCTGGCGCGACGGACCGCCATACGCGATGACCGAGATGATCGAGGCCGAGCCGGCCCTGACCGAGCGCCTGGTCCGTCGGCTCCAGTCGCGCCCGACACTGGAGGCCGTTGCCGGCGCCCTACGGGAGGCAGCCCAGGACCGTTTGGCCATCACGACCACCGGATGCGGAACCAGCCAGCACGCGGCCATCGCGGTGGCGGCATTGATTGCCGACGCGCTGGCCATCGCAGGACTGCCCGATGACCGGGTGATCGCGGTGCAGGCCTTCGAGTTGTCGCGTCGGGTTCCGCCCGGAGGCGTGGTCGTGGCCGTGTCGCACGAGGGAGGCACCGCCGCCGCCAATGACGCGCTGCGGGCCGCCGCGGCGGCGGGCGCGACGACCGTCCTCATCACCGTCAGCGACCGCTCCCCCGCCGCCGCGCTGGCCGACCACCTCCTGGGCACCGCAGAACAGGATCAGTCCTGGTGCCACACCGTCGGCTATCTGTCGCCACTGGTCGTTGGTGCCTGCCTGCACGGCGCGATCCGTGAGGCGCTGCCGCCGCCGGAGGCGACGGCGCGCCAGGTGATGGCCGGACTCGACCCCACGGCCGCCGAGGGCATGGCCGCCCGGCTCGCCTCGACCGACCGCCTCCTGGTAGTCGGCTCCGGCGCGGACTACGCGGCAGCCCGCGAACTCGCCCTCAAGGTCGAGGAGGGGGCGCGCCTGCCGGCGGTGGCCCACGAGCTGGAGACCATCCGCCACGGCCACCTGGCGGCGGCGAGCGAGCGCACCGGCTTGGTCATGCTGCTGACCGATGCCGAGGGGCGCGGAACCGGCCTCCTGGATCGGGCCGCATCGGTGCTTCGGTCGGTGAGGGAGCTGGGCATGCCAGCGGCGGTCATCGCCGCGGCGGACGTGGGCGGCGCACCGGAGCGCGCCCTAGCCACCGCGGGATGGCAATCGGTCAATCTCGAACCCGGCCTGCCGCGAATCGTGGCCGCCGTCCTGGGCTCGGCCGTCCCCCTCCAGCTGCTGACCGAGCGACTGGCCCGGGCGCGGGGCACCAACCCGGACACCATCGGTCGCGAGGACCCGCGGCAAGCGGCTGCGGCGTCGGCTTGA